A single region of the candidate division WOR-3 bacterium genome encodes:
- a CDS encoding class II aldolase/adducin family protein yields the protein MFLEVPELKKIIYQLGEVGTFLWQKGWAERNAGNLSVDVTELLHNRIKSLKKSKKLPFPVPDPILGNRFYLVTATGVRLRDIKKYPSDNILLVMIDRKLDGYYILNENKTDRPSTSEFISHLLIYAFLLKNKSDKKAILHTHPNHIIALTHIKEYANEKNFNKLVWSIHPEV from the coding sequence TCAACTCGGCGAAGTGGGTACATTTCTCTGGCAAAAGGGCTGGGCAGAGCGCAATGCCGGCAATCTCTCAGTTGATGTCACTGAATTGTTGCATAATAGAATCAAATCTTTAAAAAAAAGCAAAAAACTCCCATTTCCTGTTCCTGACCCGATTTTAGGAAACCGCTTTTATCTCGTCACTGCTACTGGTGTACGGCTACGCGATATAAAAAAATATCCATCTGATAATATACTACTGGTGATGATTGATAGGAAACTTGATGGCTACTATATCCTGAATGAGAATAAAACCGATAGACCTTCTACATCCGAATTTATCAGCCACCTTTTGATTTATGCCTTTTTATTAAAAAACAAAAGTGATAAAAAGGCAATTCTCCATACCCATCCTAATCATATCATTGCGTTGACCCATATAAAGGAATATGCAAATGAGAAAAATTTCAACAAGCTTGTCTGGTCTATCCATCCTGAGGTA